One genomic segment of Panicum virgatum strain AP13 chromosome 2N, P.virgatum_v5, whole genome shotgun sequence includes these proteins:
- the LOC120660598 gene encoding bystin-like isoform X1 produces the protein MAGKKRKSGSEKQPKHRLPLGADADAVAAASKRRRSGAAKQHQADEEASIPSSLSAKILREARKQQQEEMLADSGDEGPPAAARAAAGPSTSSSFPVPAADDEEEDDVDEFDGFDALSEYDGGEVEINEEDEKALAAFMSNDKAAERTLGDIILQKIREKDAEVSAEGRPRVKLDNSIIELYKEYVAAFLFTVKEILHVFDPVLTCVYVCRVGKFLSRYTSGKIPKAFKRIPSLECWAEVLQLTEPENWSPNAVYQATCLFSSNMNTKNAERFYEAILLPRIRNDIRQNKRLHFALYQSLKKSLYKPAAFNKGILLPLCRERNCTLREAVIIGSIIQKVSIPFLHASVALVKLAEMEYCGTTSYFIKLFLDKKYALPYRALDAVLAHFMRFLDDERVMPVIWHQSLLAFVERYKNELEKKDKEKLVRLLDHQKHYLVTPEIRRELRGSCNRGEKDNNLLTSSPISVITKPIEEDKWDVPQVPMEED, from the exons ATGGCGGGGAAGAAGCGCAAGTCCGGCTCCGAGAAGCAGCCGAAGCATCGCCTCCCGCTCGGCGCGGATGCcgacgcggtcgccgccgcttctaagcgccgccgctcgggcgCCGCCAAGCAGCACCAGGCGGATGAGGAGGCGTCCATCCCGTCCTCCCTCAGCGCCAAGATCCTCCGCGAGGCGcgcaagcagcagcaggaggagatgCTCGCTGACTCCGGCGACGAGGGGCCCCCAGCCGCCGCAAGGGCAGCCGCGGGGCCGTCCACGTCGTCCTCGTTCCCAGTCCCCGCCGCggatgacgaggaggaggacgacgtcgACGAGTTCGACGGGTTTGACGCGCTGAGCGAgtacgacggcggcgag GTGGAGATcaacgaggaggacgagaaggCCCTTGCTGCCTTCATGTCAAACGACAAAGCTGCCGAGCGCACACTTGGTGATATCATTCTGCAGAAGATCAGAGAGAAGGATGCCGAGGTCTCAGCTG AAGGACGGCCTCGTGTAAAATTGGACAACAGCATCATTGAGCTTTATAAAGAGTATGTGGCTGCTTTCTTGTTTACTGTTAAAGAAATATTGCATGTCTTCGACCCAGTGCTGACCTGTGTATATGTATGTAGGGTTGGGAAGTTCTTAAGCCGATACACAAGTGGGAAGATTCCAAAAGCATTCAAGCGCATACCATCATTGGAGTGCTGGGCAGAGGTGCTGCAGCTAACTGAGCCAGAGAATTGGTCTCCTAATGCAGTATATCAAGCAACATGTCTCTTCTCTTCGAACATGAATACAAAGAATGCTGAACGGTTCTATGAAGCCATTTTGCTCCCTCGCATTCGCAATGACATAAGGCAGAACAAGAGGCTGCATTTTGCACTCTACCAATCGCTCAAAAAATCCCTTTATAAGCCTGCAGCATTTAACAAGGGAATTCTGCTGCCACTCTGTCGG GAAAGGAATTGCACTCTCCGTGAAGCAGTGATTATTGGGAGTATTATCCAGAaagtttccattccatttctTCATGCAAG TGTAGCTCTAGTGAAACTAGCAGAGATGGAGTACTGTGGAACCACCAG TTATTTCATCAAGCTATTTCTAGACAAGAAATATGCATTGCCATATCGGGCGCTTGATGCAGTGCTTGCTCATTTCATGCGGTTTCTTGATGATGAGAGAGTCATGCCTGTTATATGGCATCAATCACTGCTTGCCTTTGTGGAAAG ATACAAGAATGAATTGGAGAAAAAGGATAAGGAGAAACTTGTACGCTTGTTGGATCACCAGAAGCACTATTTG GTTACTCCAGAAATTCGAAGGGAACTTCGGGGCAGCTGCAACAGGGGTGAAAAAGATAATAATCTGCTGACTT CCTCACCTATCTCCGTCATCACAAAACCTATTGAGGAAGACAAGTGGGACGTACCACAAGTGCCAATGGAGGAGGATTAG
- the LOC120660598 gene encoding bystin-like isoform X3, which yields MAGKKRKSGSEKQPKHRLPLGADADAVAAASKRRRSGAAKQHQADEEASIPSSLSAKILREARKQQQEEMLADSGDEGPPAAARAAAGPSTSSSFPVPAADDEEEDDVDEFDGFDALSEYDGGEVEINEEDEKALAAFMSNDKAAERTLGDIILQKIREKDAEVSAEGRPRVKLDNSIIELYKEVGKFLSRYTSGKIPKAFKRIPSLECWAEVLQLTEPENWSPNAVYQATCLFSSNMNTKNAERFYEAILLPRIRNDIRQNKRLHFALYQSLKKSLYKPAAFNKGILLPLCRERNCTLREAVIIGSIIQKVSIPFLHASVALVKLAEMEYCGTTSYFIKLFLDKKYALPYRALDAVLAHFMRFLDDERVMPVIWHQSLLAFVERYKNELEKKDKEKLVRLLDHQKHYLVTPEIRRELRGSCNRGEKDNNLLTSSPISVITKPIEEDKWDVPQVPMEED from the exons ATGGCGGGGAAGAAGCGCAAGTCCGGCTCCGAGAAGCAGCCGAAGCATCGCCTCCCGCTCGGCGCGGATGCcgacgcggtcgccgccgcttctaagcgccgccgctcgggcgCCGCCAAGCAGCACCAGGCGGATGAGGAGGCGTCCATCCCGTCCTCCCTCAGCGCCAAGATCCTCCGCGAGGCGcgcaagcagcagcaggaggagatgCTCGCTGACTCCGGCGACGAGGGGCCCCCAGCCGCCGCAAGGGCAGCCGCGGGGCCGTCCACGTCGTCCTCGTTCCCAGTCCCCGCCGCggatgacgaggaggaggacgacgtcgACGAGTTCGACGGGTTTGACGCGCTGAGCGAgtacgacggcggcgag GTGGAGATcaacgaggaggacgagaaggCCCTTGCTGCCTTCATGTCAAACGACAAAGCTGCCGAGCGCACACTTGGTGATATCATTCTGCAGAAGATCAGAGAGAAGGATGCCGAGGTCTCAGCTG AAGGACGGCCTCGTGTAAAATTGGACAACAGCATCATTGAGCTTTATAAAGA GGTTGGGAAGTTCTTAAGCCGATACACAAGTGGGAAGATTCCAAAAGCATTCAAGCGCATACCATCATTGGAGTGCTGGGCAGAGGTGCTGCAGCTAACTGAGCCAGAGAATTGGTCTCCTAATGCAGTATATCAAGCAACATGTCTCTTCTCTTCGAACATGAATACAAAGAATGCTGAACGGTTCTATGAAGCCATTTTGCTCCCTCGCATTCGCAATGACATAAGGCAGAACAAGAGGCTGCATTTTGCACTCTACCAATCGCTCAAAAAATCCCTTTATAAGCCTGCAGCATTTAACAAGGGAATTCTGCTGCCACTCTGTCGG GAAAGGAATTGCACTCTCCGTGAAGCAGTGATTATTGGGAGTATTATCCAGAaagtttccattccatttctTCATGCAAG TGTAGCTCTAGTGAAACTAGCAGAGATGGAGTACTGTGGAACCACCAG TTATTTCATCAAGCTATTTCTAGACAAGAAATATGCATTGCCATATCGGGCGCTTGATGCAGTGCTTGCTCATTTCATGCGGTTTCTTGATGATGAGAGAGTCATGCCTGTTATATGGCATCAATCACTGCTTGCCTTTGTGGAAAG ATACAAGAATGAATTGGAGAAAAAGGATAAGGAGAAACTTGTACGCTTGTTGGATCACCAGAAGCACTATTTG GTTACTCCAGAAATTCGAAGGGAACTTCGGGGCAGCTGCAACAGGGGTGAAAAAGATAATAATCTGCTGACTT CCTCACCTATCTCCGTCATCACAAAACCTATTGAGGAAGACAAGTGGGACGTACCACAAGTGCCAATGGAGGAGGATTAG
- the LOC120660598 gene encoding bystin-like isoform X2 → MAGKKRKSGSEKQPKHRLPLGADADAVAAASKRRRSGAAKQHQADEEASIPSSLSAKILREARKQQQEEMLADSGDEGPPAAARAAAGPSTSSSFPVPAADDEEEDDVDEFDGFDALSEYDGGEVEINEEDEKALAAFMSNDKAAERTLGDIILQKIREKDAEVSAEGRPRVKLDNSIIELYKEYVAAFLFTVKEILHVFDPVLTCVYVCRVGKFLSRYTSGKIPKAFKRIPSLECWAEVLQLTEPENWSPNAVYQATCLFSSNMNTKNAERFYEAILLPRIRNDIRQNKRLHFALYQSLKKSLYKPAAFNKGILLPLCRERNCTLREAVIIGSIIQKVSIPFLHASVALVKLAEMEYCGTTSYFIKLFLDKKYALPYRALDAVLAHFMRFLDDERVMPVIWHQSLLAFVERYKNELEKKDKEKLVRLLDHQKHYLVTPEIRRELRGSCNRGEKDNNLLTCFVLTLTYLRHHKTY, encoded by the exons ATGGCGGGGAAGAAGCGCAAGTCCGGCTCCGAGAAGCAGCCGAAGCATCGCCTCCCGCTCGGCGCGGATGCcgacgcggtcgccgccgcttctaagcgccgccgctcgggcgCCGCCAAGCAGCACCAGGCGGATGAGGAGGCGTCCATCCCGTCCTCCCTCAGCGCCAAGATCCTCCGCGAGGCGcgcaagcagcagcaggaggagatgCTCGCTGACTCCGGCGACGAGGGGCCCCCAGCCGCCGCAAGGGCAGCCGCGGGGCCGTCCACGTCGTCCTCGTTCCCAGTCCCCGCCGCggatgacgaggaggaggacgacgtcgACGAGTTCGACGGGTTTGACGCGCTGAGCGAgtacgacggcggcgag GTGGAGATcaacgaggaggacgagaaggCCCTTGCTGCCTTCATGTCAAACGACAAAGCTGCCGAGCGCACACTTGGTGATATCATTCTGCAGAAGATCAGAGAGAAGGATGCCGAGGTCTCAGCTG AAGGACGGCCTCGTGTAAAATTGGACAACAGCATCATTGAGCTTTATAAAGAGTATGTGGCTGCTTTCTTGTTTACTGTTAAAGAAATATTGCATGTCTTCGACCCAGTGCTGACCTGTGTATATGTATGTAGGGTTGGGAAGTTCTTAAGCCGATACACAAGTGGGAAGATTCCAAAAGCATTCAAGCGCATACCATCATTGGAGTGCTGGGCAGAGGTGCTGCAGCTAACTGAGCCAGAGAATTGGTCTCCTAATGCAGTATATCAAGCAACATGTCTCTTCTCTTCGAACATGAATACAAAGAATGCTGAACGGTTCTATGAAGCCATTTTGCTCCCTCGCATTCGCAATGACATAAGGCAGAACAAGAGGCTGCATTTTGCACTCTACCAATCGCTCAAAAAATCCCTTTATAAGCCTGCAGCATTTAACAAGGGAATTCTGCTGCCACTCTGTCGG GAAAGGAATTGCACTCTCCGTGAAGCAGTGATTATTGGGAGTATTATCCAGAaagtttccattccatttctTCATGCAAG TGTAGCTCTAGTGAAACTAGCAGAGATGGAGTACTGTGGAACCACCAG TTATTTCATCAAGCTATTTCTAGACAAGAAATATGCATTGCCATATCGGGCGCTTGATGCAGTGCTTGCTCATTTCATGCGGTTTCTTGATGATGAGAGAGTCATGCCTGTTATATGGCATCAATCACTGCTTGCCTTTGTGGAAAG ATACAAGAATGAATTGGAGAAAAAGGATAAGGAGAAACTTGTACGCTTGTTGGATCACCAGAAGCACTATTTG GTTACTCCAGAAATTCGAAGGGAACTTCGGGGCAGCTGCAACAGGGGTGAAAAAGATAATAATCTGCTGACTT GTTTTGTTCTTACCCTCACCTATCTCCGTCATCACAAAACCTATTGA